The sequence GTTGCCAACCATCCTTTCGGCGGGCTGGAGGGGGTGGTGCTCGGCCACATCATCTTCCGGGCGCGGCCGGACGTCCGGGTCCTTGGCAATTATCTTCTCCAGCGCCTGTCAGAACTGCGCGAATGGATCATTCCGGTGGATCCCTTCGGCAACCGCAGTTCCTCAATTGCCAACGCCAAGGCAATCAAGGCGGCCATCCGCTGGGTGGCAAACGGCGGGGCGCTGGTAACATTCCCGGCGGGCGAGGTCGCCCATTTTGCCTGGGGCCGCGCAAAAGTCACGGACCCGCGCTGGAGCCCGCATGTCGGCGCCATTATCAAGCATGCGCAAGCGGATGTTCTGCCGGTGTTTTTTCCGGGCGCGAATTCGCTCTTATTCCAGCTCGCGGGGCTTTTCCATCCGCGCCTGCGGACCATATTGCTGCCGCACGAGTTGATCAACAAAAGCTCAAAAGTCATGAACGTGTATATCGGCAAAACCATACCCTGGAAAAGACTGCGGCATTTCAACGATAACGAGGCGATCACTGAATACCTGCGCAACTGCACTTTTTTCCTTAAAAACCGTCTGCGCACCCCCCGCCGCAGTCTTTCTTCCATCGTGTTCAGCCGCCTCGCCGCGCAGAAATCACAAACGGTCGCGCCGGCCGCAGATTCCTCCCTGCTGCGGAATGAAATAGCGGTCCTGCCCCCTCAACAATTGCTGGCGCAAAGCGGCGGATTTGGCGTCTATCTGGCGCGCGCCCAGCAGATTCCGCAAATGCTCGGTGAAATCGGGCGCCTGCGGGAAATAACTTTTCGTGAAGTTCATGAAGGCACCGGCCGGCCGACCGACCTGGACCGGTTTGACCAGCATTATCTGCACTTGTTTTTATGGAACCGGGAAAAATCGGAGCTGGTCGGCGCCTATCGCCTCGGCCTGGGAGACGTCATTCTCCACAATCAAGGCGCCCGCGGATTGTACACCACAACTCTTTTCAAGTTCAAGCGCCCGCTGATGAATCCGCTCAAAGACGCCATAGAGATCGGCCGTTCCTTCATCCGTTCCGAATATCAGAAGGAATACAGCTGTCTGGCCCTGCTCTGGCGCGGGATCGGCCGCTTTGTCGTCCTGCACCCCAAATATAAAATTCTTTTCGGCCCGGTCAGCATCAGCCAGGATTATCACAGCTTTTCCAAGAAGCTCATCGTGCAATTCCTGCGGCAGACCAAGCTGCATCCGGAATTTGCCCGCTACGTGAAGGCCCGCGCCCCGTACCGCGCGTTAAGAACGGAACGGAAAACGGTGGCCAAGCTCGTTCAGGATATTGACGATGTTTCCCTGCTCATCTCCGAAATAGAAAAGGACGGCAAGGGCGTGCCGATTCTTCTCAAACACTATCTGAAACTGAACGCGAGGATATTGAGCTTTAACGTTGACCGCCGGTTTTCCAACGTGGTGGACAGCCTGATCCTGGTGGACATGACCAAAACCGACGGGAAACTGCTGTCGCGTTTCATGGGCGCGGACGGATACAGGATTTTTGCCGATTATCACAAGCTGCCGGCCGGCGCCCCTCCCGCCGGCCTGAGAAGTCAAAAATGAAAAAAACGCTTTACTGGTTTTCCGGCACCGGCAATTCGCTGTCCGTCGCCATGGACCTGGCGCAAGAACAGGGCGGCGCCGAACTGATTCCAATTGCCGGCCCGGCAAACCGTAATTTCCCAGCCGCTGAACACATGGGCGTCGTTTTCCCGGTCTATGCATTCGGCCTGCCCCTCATCGTCCGGCGTTTCCTCAGGCGCGCGCCGGTCAACCGGGCAAAATACATTTACACGGTCGCTACCATGGGCGGTCTGGCGGGAACGGTCCACCGGGAAGCCCGAACCCTGTTGAATCAGCGGGGCGCCGAACTGGCGGCCGGATGGTCAATCGTCATGCCAGGAAATTATCCCGCGCTCAAGGCCCCGCCCCCGGCCAAAAAACAGGCGCGTATCTTTGAAAAAGCAAAGGAACGCGTCAAGGCAATCGCCGCCGAAATCGCCGCGGGCCGGACCGGGATTTATGAAGACACGCGGCCGCCGCTGGGCTGGCTGCTGGCGCCGATCCATAAACCGGCCATAAATCATTTCGCCGAATCGGATAGTAATTTCACGGCCGGCCGACAATGCGCGCACTGCGCGCTCTGCGCGAGGGTCTGCCCCGTGGAAAACATCCGGATGGCGGCGGAGCGCCGGCCGGTCTGGATGCATCATTGCGAGCAATGCATGGCGTGCCTGCAATGGTGCCCGGTGCAGGCCATAGAATACGGCCGGTCAACCGCGGGTAAACCCCGCTATCACCACCCGCGTTTCAAAGCCCGCGACCTTTGCCTGCGGAAAGAATAAAAATTATCCCGGCGGCAATATTCAGCCGAAGTAATCTTTTCAGGAAAGCGCGTTAAACGCAAAAACATGCAATCGGCGCTTGATAAG is a genomic window of Kiritimatiellia bacterium containing:
- a CDS encoding GNAT family N-acetyltransferase → MKLIDLKASAHHPVQKWLLTILEHPLEKTLSIKALNDAYDRLAFFSTMAERDNVFQNCLDCVQAHYSISEQDILKIPKQGPLVVVANHPFGGLEGVVLGHIIFRARPDVRVLGNYLLQRLSELREWIIPVDPFGNRSSSIANAKAIKAAIRWVANGGALVTFPAGEVAHFAWGRAKVTDPRWSPHVGAIIKHAQADVLPVFFPGANSLLFQLAGLFHPRLRTILLPHELINKSSKVMNVYIGKTIPWKRLRHFNDNEAITEYLRNCTFFLKNRLRTPRRSLSSIVFSRLAAQKSQTVAPAADSSLLRNEIAVLPPQQLLAQSGGFGVYLARAQQIPQMLGEIGRLREITFREVHEGTGRPTDLDRFDQHYLHLFLWNREKSELVGAYRLGLGDVILHNQGARGLYTTTLFKFKRPLMNPLKDAIEIGRSFIRSEYQKEYSCLALLWRGIGRFVVLHPKYKILFGPVSISQDYHSFSKKLIVQFLRQTKLHPEFARYVKARAPYRALRTERKTVAKLVQDIDDVSLLISEIEKDGKGVPILLKHYLKLNARILSFNVDRRFSNVVDSLILVDMTKTDGKLLSRFMGADGYRIFADYHKLPAGAPPAGLRSQK
- a CDS encoding EFR1 family ferrodoxin (N-terminal region resembles flavodoxins. C-terminal ferrodoxin region binds two 4Fe-4S clusters.); this translates as MKKTLYWFSGTGNSLSVAMDLAQEQGGAELIPIAGPANRNFPAAEHMGVVFPVYAFGLPLIVRRFLRRAPVNRAKYIYTVATMGGLAGTVHREARTLLNQRGAELAAGWSIVMPGNYPALKAPPPAKKQARIFEKAKERVKAIAAEIAAGRTGIYEDTRPPLGWLLAPIHKPAINHFAESDSNFTAGRQCAHCALCARVCPVENIRMAAERRPVWMHHCEQCMACLQWCPVQAIEYGRSTAGKPRYHHPRFKARDLCLRKE